One Erpetoichthys calabaricus chromosome 8, fErpCal1.3, whole genome shotgun sequence DNA segment encodes these proteins:
- the dbi gene encoding acyl-CoA-binding protein — MSQEEFDRAAKEVKNLKAQPTDQEMLDVYGLYKQATVGDVNTARPGMLDFKGKAKWDAWKALEGKNQEEAMKAYIEKVEELKQKYGMQE; from the exons GAGGAATTTGATAGAGCGGCCAAGGAAGTGAAGAACCTGAAGGCTCAGCCAACAGATCAAGAAATGCTAGATGTTTATGGCTTGTATAAACAGGCCACAGTCGGAGATGTCAACACAG cCCGTCCAGGTATGCTAGACTTCAAAGGAAAGGCAAAATGGGATGCCTGGAAAGCCTTGGAAG GGAAAAACCAAGAAGAGGCCATGAAGGCTTATATTGAAAAAGTGGAAGaactaaaacagaaatatggAATGCAAGAGTAA